From Camelina sativa cultivar DH55 chromosome 7, Cs, whole genome shotgun sequence, one genomic window encodes:
- the LOC104704912 gene encoding F-box/kelch-repeat protein At4g39560-like, protein MSTSVVDEPSANEETSPLLFAFTSLPDPLTLSCLARVSRFDHLALSLVSKRYRSLVISPELYKTRSLLGRTDECHYVCLSTKTYPTSRWFILRRENTKTYLENAAAEDLVPVLSFPTQLPELSSFVALDWGIYVIGGLTNDNRTSDVLLLDCRTNTWRHAPSMGVARASAAAGVVGGKIYVFGGCESLDCSNWAEVFDPKTQTWDVLVPMPDRNEGDNLIRETLVMDEKVYAVSLWDGSFYYSPREGKWGRKKKPETQSYYCVIENVLYSCDKFGSLVWRDSEELEWKEVKGLKALRLKFPSSASFRSIANEKCVSKLSSFGVNIVVSSVRATFDVWWDVWCTEISLERREEEGEIWGTIESEAVTVVDHVPSGRVPVEVLCSATVYV, encoded by the coding sequence ATGTCCACTTCCGTCGTAGACGAGCCATCGGCCAACGAGGAAACTTCTCCATTGTTGTTTGCATTTACGTCGTTGCCAGATCCATTGACTTTGAGCTGCCTTGCTCGAGTTTCGAGATTTGACCACTTAGCCTTATCTCTAGTCTCCAAAAGATACCGCTCTCTCGTAATCTCCCCTGAGCTCTACAAGACACGATCGTTATTAGGTCGTACCGACGAGTGCCACTACGTATGCTTAAGCACCAAGACCTACCCGACCTCTCGTTGGTTCATCCTCCGACGAGAAAATACCAAGACCTACTTAGAAAACGCCGCAGCAGAGGACCTGGTCCCTGTCCTTTCTTTCCCCACTCAGCTTCCTGAGCTGTCTTCTTTTGTGGCTCTTGATTGGGGGATTTATGTCATCGGTGGATTAACAAACGACAATAGAACGTCCGATGTCTTGCTTCTGGATTGTCGGACTAACACGTGGCGCCACGCCCCATCTATGGGAGTGGCTCGAGCTTCAGCAGCCGCTGGCGTCGTAGGTGGGAAGATATATGTGTTTGGAGGATGTGAGAGTTTAGATTGTTCGAACTGGGCAGAGGTATTTGATCCAAAGACTCAAACTTGGGATGTTTTGGTGCCAATGCCTGATCGGAATGAAGGTGATAATCTGATCCGTGAGACCCTAGTGATGGATGAGAAGGTTTACGCTGTGAGTCTCTGGGACGGAAGCTTCTACTACTCGCCGCGTGAAGGTAAAtggggaagaaagaagaagccaGAAACTCAAAGTTATTATTGTGTGATTGAGAATGTGTTGTACAGTTGTGATAAGTTTGGGAGTTTAGTTTGGCGTGACTCTGAGGAATTGGAGTGGAAGGAAGTTAAAGGCTTGAAGGCTCTACGGTTGAAGTTTCCTAGCTCTGCCTCCTTCCGCTCCATTGCAAACGAAAAGTGTGTCAGTAAGCTGAGCAGTTTTGGTGTCAACATTGTGGTCTCCTCTGTTAGGGCTACGTTTGATGTTTGGTGGGATGTTTGGTGTACCGAGATTTCGTTGGAAAGACGTGAGGAAGAAGGTGAGATTTGGGGAACTATTGAGTCAGAAGCTGTAACCGTAGTTGATCATGTTCCTTCTGGTCGCGTTCCGGTTGAGGTTCTGTGTTCTGCTACTGTCTATGTCTAA
- the LOC104702397 gene encoding ankyrin repeat, bromo and BTB domain-containing protein DDB_G0293800-like: MGEVSTAAADTNNNTLTKKKKKGRPSLLDLQKRAIKQQQQQLLLQRTNPDVKKEEEEFRSSFRNPNSGGAARLIRRNSNSGDEEDDDERRDKKHRLLHGLNSHDSSSDFKSDGGGVFNTDASITRRYGSDDNTGEKASKATHILLRGGSLVESYGPSSTPLPDKKLLLFILDRVQKKDTYGVYSDPVDTEELPDYHEIIKNPMDFSTLRKKLESGAYSTLEQFEQDVILICTNAMEYNSADTVYFRQARAMLELAKKDFGNLRQESDGEEQVSHSQQPKVVKRGRPPGSGLKKQLDQSLIDRSTTSEISADAAGDSSRLSGSYNLRKNPPSYGFRQAESCVRINHSNENQNGFLIDWDKEFPPSVVKAVNKYGMKNVDENRRDTYNQISTSLQDASIFTMLEDDLKQLTPVGLRTEYGYARSLARYAANLGPVAWRYADKRIQTMLPTGTEFGPGWVGENPEAPPESTPQQQILMSGKQKCSSDFASDDHRHPSRIMSPTTSVSSSIIGNKHSSHESKDSEPAAHVLNQETKSNSLLVHGFSGFNHKPNQMVETDVSQQGLSPNVKQEFQQLPPDLNARLVSPNSPGSNNQAGSSQHPDLALQL; the protein is encoded by the exons atgggTGAGGTATCAACAGCAGCAGCtgatactaataataatacattgacgaagaagaagaagaaaggtaggCCATCTCTACTCGATCTCCAGAAACGAGCTATCaaacaacagcagcaacaaTTGCTTCTTCAGAGAACAAACCCCGatgttaaaaaagaagaagaagagtttagaTCCAgttttagaaaccctaattccgGCGGCGCCGCCCGATTAATTCGCCGGAATTCTAATTCTGGAGACGAAGAGGACGACGATGAGCGGAGAGACAAAAAGCATCGGCTTTTGCACGGATTGAACTCACAcgattcttcttctgatttcaAATCTGACGGCGGCGGAGTTTTTAACACTGATGCTTCAATCACCCGCCGTTACGGATCTGACGATAATACG GGAGAAAAGGCTTCGAAAGCGACACACATTCTCTTAA GAGGAGGGTCACTTGTGGAGTCGTATGGCCCCTCTTCTACACCTTTGCCTGACAAAAAGTTGCTCTTGTTCATCCTAGATAGAGTTCAAAA GAAGGATACATATGGAGTGTACTCTGACCCAGTTGATACTGAGGAG CTTCCTGATTATCATGAGATTATCAAGAATCCGATGGATTTCAGCACATTGCGGAAAAAATTAGAATCCGGTGCATACTCCACCTTAGAACAATTTGAG CAAGACGTGATTTTAATATGTACAAATGCAATGGAGTACAATTCAGCAGATACAGTATACTTCAGACAG GCACGAGCTATGCTTGAGTTGGCTAAAAAGGACTTTGGAAATCTGAGACAAGAAAGTGATGGAGAAGAACAAGTGTCACATTCACAACAGCCTAAAGTGGTCAAAAGAGGCCGTCCTCCAGGCTCAGGCCTTAAGAAACAGCTTGACCAATCTTTGATTGACCGCAGCACGACTTCTGAAATTTCAGCTGATGCAGCTGGAGATAGCTCTAGATTATCCGGTTCTTACAATCTAAGGAAAAATCCTCCTTCTTATGGATTCCGTCAAGCAGAAAGTTGCGTCAGAATCAACCATAGTAATGAGAATCAAAATGGCTTCTTGATAGATTGGGATAAGGAGTTTCCAC CTTCTGTTGTGAAGGCTGTCAATAAGTATGGGATGAAAAATGTCGATGAGAACAGGCGAGATACCTACAACCAGATCTCTACTTCCTTGCAAGATGCTTCGATTTTTACAATGCTTGAAGATGATTTAAAACAGTTAACTCCA GTTGGGTTGAGAACTGAATATGGGTACGCTAGGAGTCTAGCACGATATGCAGCGAACCTTGGTCCTGTTGCTTGGAGATATGCCGACAAAAGAATTCAAACAATGTTACCAACTGGAACCGAATTTGGTCCTGGGTGGGTTGGTGAGAACCCAGAAGCTCCTCCTGAGAGTACTCCTCAACAGCAAATCTTAATGTCCGGAAAGCAAAAGTGTTCAAGCGACTTTGCGTCTGATGATCATCGTCATCCAAGCAGAATCATGTCACCCACAACCTCTGTCTCAAGCTCCATCATAGGAAACAAACATTCTTCACATGAGAGCAAAGATTCTGAACCAGCTGCTCACGTATTGAATCAAGAAACCAAGAGCAATAGTCTTCTAGTCCATGGTTTCAGCGGATTTAACCACAAACCAAACCAGATGGTTGAAACAGATGTCTCGCAACAAGGCTTGTCTCCGAACGTAAAACAGGAGTTTCAGCAGTTGCCACCGGATCTTAACGCTAGGCTCGTCTCACCAAACTCACCAGGCTCTAACAATCAAGCAGGTTCATCGCAGCATCCGGATTTGGCATTACAACTCTAA